In Candidatus Cetobacterium colombiensis, one genomic interval encodes:
- a CDS encoding M50 family metallopeptidase yields MNIIIALLLLGVIIFIHELGHFLAARLFRMPVSEFAIGMGPELYSYYTGRTLYSIRIIPMGGFVNIDGMEVESKVENGFNSKPPLARFVVLFAGVFMNFILALIVILGITFASGKAIQNTNPVIGNIIKEAKASNVLKSNDIIKEIDGTKITNWSEIGETIAKDSKERDVLDVVVERDGKDLTLEVPLTKMAADRPPMMGIVPEYKFEKYGIGEGLSQSFKTFTGIFKDTLSGVKMLVTGKVKAKDISGPVGIVKVVGEASKSGSSGILLWLLAILSINVGIFNLLPFPALDGGRILFVILELVGIKVDKKLEERVHTAGMILLFGLIIFATANDIFNIFKF; encoded by the coding sequence ATGAATATAATAATAGCGTTATTACTACTTGGAGTAATAATATTTATACATGAATTAGGACATTTTTTAGCGGCTAGACTTTTCAGAATGCCTGTTTCAGAATTCGCAATAGGAATGGGTCCAGAATTATACTCTTATTATACAGGAAGAACTCTTTATTCTATAAGAATTATACCAATGGGTGGATTTGTAAATATAGATGGGATGGAAGTTGAAAGTAAAGTGGAGAATGGTTTTAATAGCAAGCCTCCGTTAGCTAGATTTGTTGTTCTATTTGCTGGAGTATTTATGAACTTTATATTAGCTTTAATAGTAATTTTAGGAATTACGTTTGCAAGTGGAAAAGCTATTCAAAATACTAATCCAGTTATTGGAAATATAATAAAAGAAGCAAAAGCTTCAAACGTTTTGAAAAGCAATGATATAATAAAAGAAATAGATGGAACAAAAATAACAAACTGGTCTGAAATAGGAGAGACAATTGCTAAAGACTCAAAAGAAAGAGATGTTTTAGATGTAGTTGTTGAAAGAGATGGAAAAGATTTAACTTTAGAGGTTCCACTAACAAAAATGGCAGCAGATAGACCACCTATGATGGGAATTGTTCCAGAATATAAATTTGAAAAATATGGTATTGGAGAGGGATTATCTCAGTCGTTTAAGACTTTTACAGGAATTTTTAAAGACACTTTAAGCGGTGTAAAGATGCTTGTAACTGGAAAAGTAAAGGCTAAAGATATAAGTGGACCAGTTGGAATTGTAAAAGTTGTTGGAGAAGCAAGTAAAAGTGGAAGTTCAGGAATTTTATTATGGTTGTTAGCTATTTTATCAATAAATGTTGGAATATTTAATCTTTTACCTTTTCCAGCTTTAGATGGGGGAAGAATATTATTTGTAATATTGGAGCTAGTGGGAATAAAAGTGGATAAAAAATTAGAAGAAAGAGTTCATACTGCAGGAATGATACTATTATTTGGACTAATTATATTTGCCACTGCTAATGATATATTTAATATTTTTAAATTTTAA
- a CDS encoding dTMP kinase, whose amino-acid sequence MEQIKKGKLIVIEGTDSSGKETQTALLFEKLSEVVKNIRKISFPNYESPACEPVKMYLAGEFGTDAEKVNPYPASTMYAIDRYASYKKEWGKFYNEGGIIVTDRYTTSNMVHQASKIQNKEEKQEYLSWLEDLEYNKMGIPKPDLVIFLNMPTETAQKLMAERKNKITGEAKKDIHEKNVEYLKKSHENACEISKKYLWAEIKCVENNKLKTIEDISDEVFQLVTKIL is encoded by the coding sequence ATGGAACAAATTAAAAAAGGAAAATTAATCGTTATAGAAGGAACAGATTCAAGTGGAAAAGAAACTCAAACAGCTCTTTTATTTGAAAAATTATCAGAGGTAGTAAAAAATATTAGAAAGATATCATTTCCAAATTATGAAAGTCCTGCATGCGAACCAGTAAAAATGTATTTAGCAGGAGAATTTGGAACAGATGCGGAAAAAGTTAATCCCTATCCTGCATCAACAATGTATGCAATTGATAGATATGCTTCTTATAAAAAAGAGTGGGGGAAATTTTATAATGAAGGGGGTATTATTGTAACAGATAGATATACAACATCAAATATGGTGCATCAAGCTTCAAAAATTCAGAATAAAGAAGAAAAGCAAGAGTATTTATCGTGGTTAGAGGATTTAGAATATAATAAAATGGGAATTCCTAAACCGGATTTAGTTATTTTTTTAAACATGCCAACAGAGACAGCTCAAAAGTTAATGGCTGAAAGAAAAAATAAGATAACAGGAGAAGCTAAAAAAGATATACATGAAAAAAATGTTGAGTATTTAAAAAAGTCACATGAAAACGCATGTGAAATATCTAAAAAATATTTATGGGCAGAAATAAAATGTGTAGAAAATAACAAACTGAAAACAATAGAAGATATTTCGGATGAGGTATTTCAATTAGTTACTAAAATTTTATAA
- the dxr gene encoding 1-deoxy-D-xylulose-5-phosphate reductoisomerase, which yields MKSITILGSTGSIGTNALKVIDAKRDEFQVLGLSGYSNFDLLKEQIEKFNPKYICIGSEEKAEILKELYPNKIIYSGDEGLKTMGALDEADIVLTAISGSVGIEATVEAIKKEKRIALANKETMVAAGEYINRLLKEYPKAEIIPVDSEHSALFQSMQGSKENEVKTLIITASGGTFRGKTLEDLKDVTVEQALKHPNWSMGKKITIDSSTLVNKGLEVIEAHMLFNIAYENIEVLVHPQSIIHSMVEFKDTSIIAQLGVPDMKLPIQYAFTYPRREESPELERLNLRTLKELTFDQVDNKVFKGVELAFKAGKIGKTMPCVFNSANEVAVELFLKGKIKFLEIYEIIENAMNKHCAEEIDSLDIIKKVDTNTRKWVYDNYGTN from the coding sequence ATGAAAAGTATAACTATTTTAGGCTCTACAGGAAGTATTGGAACTAATGCATTAAAAGTAATTGATGCAAAAAGAGATGAGTTCCAAGTTTTAGGTTTATCTGGTTATTCAAATTTTGATTTATTAAAAGAACAAATAGAAAAATTTAATCCAAAATATATATGTATAGGTTCTGAAGAAAAGGCAGAAATATTAAAAGAATTATATCCAAATAAAATAATATATTCAGGTGATGAAGGATTAAAAACTATGGGAGCTTTAGATGAAGCAGACATAGTTTTAACTGCAATTAGTGGATCTGTTGGAATTGAAGCTACTGTAGAAGCAATAAAAAAAGAAAAAAGAATAGCTCTAGCAAATAAAGAAACGATGGTAGCTGCAGGAGAATATATAAATAGACTTTTAAAGGAATATCCAAAAGCGGAGATTATACCAGTGGATAGTGAGCATTCAGCTTTATTTCAAAGTATGCAAGGAAGCAAGGAAAATGAAGTGAAAACTTTAATTATAACAGCTAGCGGTGGAACTTTTAGAGGAAAGACTTTAGAGGATTTAAAAGATGTTACTGTAGAACAAGCTCTAAAACATCCAAATTGGTCTATGGGAAAGAAAATAACGATAGATTCATCAACATTAGTTAATAAAGGTTTAGAGGTTATAGAAGCTCATATGTTATTTAATATAGCTTATGAAAATATAGAGGTTTTAGTTCATCCTCAAAGTATAATTCACTCGATGGTTGAATTTAAAGACACCTCAATAATAGCTCAACTTGGAGTGCCTGATATGAAATTACCAATTCAATATGCATTTACATATCCTAGAAGAGAGGAAAGTCCAGAGCTAGAAAGATTGAACTTAAGAACGTTAAAAGAGCTTACATTTGATCAAGTTGATAATAAAGTATTTAAAGGTGTAGAGTTAGCTTTTAAAGCTGGAAAAATAGGAAAAACAATGCCATGTGTATTTAATTCAGCCAATGAAGTTGCAGTGGAGTTATTTTTAAAGGGAAAAATAAAATTTTTAGAGATATATGAAATTATAGAGAATGCAATGAATAAGCATTGTGCAGAAGAGATTGATTCTTTAGATATAATAAAAAAAGTAGATACAAATACAAGAAAGTGGGTTTATGATAATTATGGAACAAATTAA
- a CDS encoding phosphatidate cytidylyltransferase: MLNRILVALIGIPLLMTVLLKGGFLLLLFVNFVILVGLFEFYKMAEIGGKKPDVNLGYIAGLAIPNIIYFANVDNSTLILMPITLLTMALIGKKVLQNKVENSSRDIGVTLLGVIYISGLFTHLLLMNYLPNGGKWLLTIQVLVWVCDSFAYFVGMGIGRKIFKRGFSSISPKKSIEGSIGGTVFTMLTIYLINKYFNIFGGEVNTLVVLLFGFLISIVAQIGDLGESMFKREFKVKDSGKLLGEHGGILDRFDSMLFVVPVVYYLLKFI, from the coding sequence ATGTTAAATAGAATATTAGTAGCTTTAATAGGAATACCACTTTTAATGACTGTACTTTTAAAAGGAGGATTTTTACTATTATTGTTTGTAAACTTTGTCATTTTAGTAGGACTTTTTGAATTTTATAAGATGGCTGAGATAGGTGGAAAAAAACCAGATGTAAACTTAGGTTATATAGCAGGATTGGCAATACCAAATATAATATATTTTGCTAATGTTGATAATTCAACATTAATACTTATGCCAATAACTTTATTAACAATGGCATTAATAGGAAAAAAAGTTTTACAAAATAAAGTTGAAAATTCAAGTAGAGATATAGGTGTTACACTATTAGGAGTAATATATATATCAGGATTATTTACACATCTATTGTTGATGAACTATCTTCCTAATGGTGGGAAATGGTTATTAACGATTCAAGTATTAGTATGGGTATGTGATTCTTTTGCATATTTTGTAGGAATGGGTATTGGAAGAAAAATCTTTAAAAGAGGTTTTAGTTCAATAAGTCCTAAAAAATCAATAGAAGGATCTATTGGTGGAACGGTATTTACAATGTTAACTATTTATTTAATAAATAAATATTTTAATATATTTGGTGGAGAAGTAAATACGTTAGTAGTTTTATTATTTGGATTTTTAATTAGTATTGTAGCTCAAATAGGTGACCTTGGAGAATCAATGTTTAAAAGAGAGTTTAAAGTTAAAGATTCAGGAAAATTATTAGGAGAACACGGCGGGATACTAGATCGTTTTGATAGTATGTTATTTGTTGTTCCCGTTGTTTATTATTTATTAAAGTTTATTTAG